Below is a window of Candidatus Schekmanbacteria bacterium DNA.
CTTCGTCACCTCTATTGGCAAAGGCAACTATCTTTTCTGTCGTTAAATCGTTTTTTTTTAGTGCTGTAATTCTTTTGAAAGATGCAGATTTGATTCTTTCTTTCGTCCTTTTTAAAATTGCAGGTCCGCTTGATATGGCTTCAAGGCATCCATATTTTCCACAACTACATTTCAATCTTCTGTCGTAGATTTTTATATGTCCAATTTCTCCGGCTAATCCATTATCTCCTGTTATCAATTTTTTATCTATAACAAGGGCACCTCCAATACCAGTGCTTATGGTTAGCCAAAAGAAGGAGTCAATTTTTTTACCATGTCCCAAAATCATTTCTCCAATTGCTGCTGCGTTTATATCGTTTGCAATGACAGTTCTTATACCCAATATTTTTTCGAATTCTCTCTTTACATAAAAATTTCTCATTTTCCAATTTGGCGCATAAATTAATTTTTCACCATTGTTGTCAACCATTCCCGGCAGTGAAATTCCAAGCCCGGCTGTATCACTGAGATTTATTCCACCTTTTTCAGAAATCTCTTCCAGAAGATTTTTGCCTTCTAATACAAGGCGCTTTTTGGATTCTTTGGAAGGGGTTTGAATTTTCTTTTTAGAAATTATTTTCCCTGTCGAGTCAATCAAACCGGCAAGGATTTTTGTACCGCCATAATCGAGTGCAGCTGCTATTACTTTTTTTTTTGTGTTGCTAAAAGTCATATATAAAAAATATAATCCCTAATATGGAAAAAAGACTTAACTCTAAATTCATTAGCAGAGAAGGGAATCAGTGTCAAGAAAGGGCTTATTCTGATGCTTTGGTCAGCAATTATTATCGAAAATTTCTTATAACTGCTTTTATTTTTATCATTATCAGATTGATCGTTTATCTCTTGACCGACAATGTTGAAGGCGATGCGTCTGTAAGAATATACGAAACTTTAAAATGGATGGATTCACCCCATTTCATTACAAGCGGTGTATGGCTTCCGATGAATTATTATCTATCTGCTTTATTTCTATGGATTTTCAACGATGCCCTTTCAGCAACAAGAATATTGAGTTTTATTTCCGCCCTCTTGACTCTTCTCTTTTATT
It encodes the following:
- a CDS encoding ROK family protein — encoded protein: MTFSNTKKKVIAAALDYGGTKILAGLIDSTGKIISKKKIQTPSKESKKRLVLEGKNLLEEISEKGGINLSDTAGLGISLPGMVDNNGEKLIYAPNWKMRNFYVKREFEKILGIRTVIANDINAAAIGEMILGHGKKIDSFFWLTISTGIGGALVIDKKLITGDNGLAGEIGHIKIYDRRLKCSCGKYGCLEAISSGPAILKRTKERIKSASFKRITALKKNDLTTEKIVAFANRGDEGAQKILDECSSAVGKALSYIVNLTDIETIIIGGGVMDNNPLMFRLIKRYIKEYVYEEKLRRIKLLKPKFRYDSCLIGAASLIFNQENCST